Genomic segment of Salvia hispanica cultivar TCC Black 2014 chromosome 2, UniMelb_Shisp_WGS_1.0, whole genome shotgun sequence:
AAAGACAAACAAACAGACAATTGTTTTAGCCGCCAAGGGAAAAAACACAAGAGTAACATATAAGCCTTTGATTCTATAATATTTGAGTATTTTAAGTCATTAGTTGTGTCGATGGCATGTGTtccaaacacaaaaaaaaagaagaagaagagggaaTCCCCCATTTAAAGGtgaaaattagattaataaaggaagaaaataaagttgtttGTGGCTGTGGGTTTAGTCTTTTTGATAGATTCTTTGTTAGGGGAAGTGACACTGTTTTGGTCTTTGGTCCATTCAAACTTGCAAAGTTATTTTAGATTCTCTAACCTGAAAAAGGCATATAAATTTGTACAcacaattttctaaaaaaaatatgttgaaaagAAATATAGTTACATCTAGTTGGATAGGTTTTATGCTTTAGCGAAATCCAACTGAAATCGAATAGGCgagaaatttctaatttcctTTCATTTGGAGTTCATTTGAGTTTCATTTCGCATTCGACCATTTCGTCTCGGTcttcacacacaaacacacagcACACGGAGATCTCCATtcaaatgtatatatacagTTCCTatttgtagaaaaaaaaatccaattaatttatCAGCTTTTCTGTAATCGCAGAATGGCGGCGAGTTTCAGCTCGAAGAAATCATGAGGGGAAGGAGCTTGTGATTGTTTTTCTTAGCAATCTCCGATTCTAGATCTCCGTCGATTCGTCGGCGGAAATAATTTTTCTGTTGTGTTCTTGGATTCAAGGACTTTTAGATCGGTATTTAGGCAGctaatagattttttttcgaGGCGAAAATGCCGGGGCATGGGAATCTGGATAGGCAAATAGAGCAATTGATGGAGTGCAAGCCGCTATCGGAGGCGGAGGTGAAGATTTTGTGCGATCAGGCGCGGGCGATTCTGGTGGAGGAGTGGAATGTGCAGCCAGTGAAATGCCCCGTCACTGTGTGCGGCGATATCCACGGACAATTTTACGATCTGATCGAGCTGTTCCGGATTGGCGGCAATGCTCCTGATACGAATTATCTTTTTATGGGGGACTACGTAGGTGAGTTTTTTGTCGAATTTATTGAGGCCTTTTTCCTAAATGGTTTGCTTTATGTGATCTTCACTGTCATTCTTTCGGGCTAGTTCATAGCATTTGATTAACAAAATGTTCTTGCTGCAGACCGTGGGTACTATTCTGTGGAGACGGTCACACTCTTAGTGGCCTTGAAAGTTCGTTATAGAGATCGAATCACAATTCTCAGAGGAAATCATGAAAGTCGGCAAATCACTCAAGTGTACGACATCTATCTTATTCCCAGGTATGGGTTCTATGATGAGTGCTTGAGAAAGTATGGCAATGCCAATGTATGGAAGTCTTTCACTGATCTATTTGATTATTTGCCGTTGACAGCACTTATCGAAAGTCAGGTTTGGCCAACAAAAACACACATCTGTATTGACTATAGTGTGTTTACTGTAAGTCTGTATCTGATGCTTTTTGGTCTAATTGTAGGTCTTTTGTTTGCATGGGGGTCTTTCACCGTCACTGGATACCTTGGATAACATTCGAGCTTTAGACCGCATACAGGAGGTACAACTGagcttttttttcctttttttgataGAATGgtctattaatttgttttaccGCCTGAGTTGATTTCATCAATGTCCTTACTAGGTTCCACATGAAGGACCAATGTGCGACCTTTTATGGTCTGATCCGGATGATCGCTGCGGATGGGGAATATCACCACGTGGGGCTGGCT
This window contains:
- the LOC125208485 gene encoding serine/threonine-protein phosphatase PP2A-2 catalytic subunit-like is translated as MPGHGNLDRQIEQLMECKPLSEAEVKILCDQARAILVEEWNVQPVKCPVTVCGDIHGQFYDLIELFRIGGNAPDTNYLFMGDYVDRGYYSVETVTLLVALKVRYRDRITILRGNHESRQITQVYDIYLIPRYGFYDECLRKYGNANVWKSFTDLFDYLPLTALIESQVFCLHGGLSPSLDTLDNIRALDRIQEVPHEGPMCDLLWSDPDDRCGWGISPRGAGYTFGQDIAAQFNHTNGLTLISRAHQLVMEGFNWCQEKNVVTVFSAPNYCYRCGNMAAILEIGENMEQNFLQFDPAPRQIEPDTTRKTPDYFL